In a single window of the Megalobrama amblycephala isolate DHTTF-2021 linkage group LG3, ASM1881202v1, whole genome shotgun sequence genome:
- the LOC125265896 gene encoding carbohydrate sulfotransferase 3-like → MHIKYSISFIFIVALVIIEKENNIISKVSEKLVNLPRSIQQSVSPASGGRKHVLLLATTRSGSSFVGEFFNQQGSNMFYLFEPLRHVGRMLSVKMDGTNATVAEPVYRDVLHQLFLCDFSLLEIFIKPPPKDHVTAALFRRYSSQSLCEESICSPFDRKVFEKFHCLERRCGPLNLTLASQSCMKKKHHVIKSVRVQQLEMLRSLAEDPRLDMKFIQLVRDPRAVLASRMVAFSSEYKIWKRWAVDKDLPVDEDEVRKLKENCDNIRMSAEIGLEQPPWLRGRYMLVRYEDIARFPMRKAAEMYDFIGIPFTTTVEEWILKNTQASKKVRGVYSTQRNSSEQVEKWRFSIPFKLVQLVQKACGPTMTLFGYKFAENKDMLINKSVSLIEERTFL, encoded by the exons ATGCACATTAAATATAGCATTTCTTTCATCTTTATTGTGGCTCTGGTCATCATTGAAAAGGAAAACAACATTATTTCAAA GGTGTCTGAAAAGCTGGTAAACTTGCCAAGGTCCATCCAGCAGAGTGTCTCGCCTGCATCTGGAGGACGGAAACACGTCCTTCTGCTGGCTACGACTCGCTCAGGCTCTTCTTTCGTTGGTGAATTTTTTAACCAGCAGGGATCAAATATGTTTTACCTGTTTGAGCCGCTGCGGCATGTGGGGCGCATGTTATCAGTCAAGATGGACGGGACGAACGCCACAGTCGCTGAACCAGTGTATCGAGACGTTCTGCATCAGCTGTTCCTCTGTGACTTTTCCTTGCTGGAGATCTTTATCAAACCCCCgccgaaggatcatgtgaccgcTGCGCTCTTCCGCCGTTATTCTAGCCAGTCGCTGTGTGAAGAATCCATCTGCTCGCCGTTTGATAGAAAAGTGTTTGAGAAATTCCATTGCCTTGAGCGGCGCTGCGGGCCACTCAACCTGACGCTGGCCTCTCAGTCCTGCATGAAGAAGAAACATCACGTGATTAAGTCTGTCCGTGTGCAGCAGCTAGAGATGCTACGGTCGCTGGCTGAAGATCCCAGACTCGACATGAAGTTCATCCAGCTGGTCAGGGACCCTCGCGCCGTTCTCGCCTCACGAATGGTTGCCTTCTCCAGCGAGTACAAGATCTGGAAGAGGTGGGCCGTGGACAAAGACCTTCCAGTGGACGAGGATGAAGTGAGAAAACTCAAAGAAAACTGCGACAACATCCGCATGTCTGCTGAGATCGGACTCGAGCAGCCACCATGGCTTCGCGGACGCTACATGCTAGTGCGCTATGAGGACATCGCACGATTCCCCATGCGCAAAGCTGCAGAGATGTACGACTTTATAGGCATTCCCTTCACCACAACGGTGGAAGAGTGGATCCTAAAAAACACTCAGGCATCTAAGAAAGTCAGAGGAGTTTATTCCACCCAGAGAAATTCCTCTGAACAGGTGGAGAAATGGAGGTTCAGCATTCCCTTCAAACTGGTTCAGCTGGTGCAGAAAGCATGCGGCCCCACCATGACTCTGTTCGGCTACAAGTTTGCTGAAAACAAAGACATGTTGATCAATAAATCAGTGAGCCTGATTGAAGAGAGAACATTCTTATGA